One Bacteroidales bacterium genomic window, GATAAGGTTCCTGAAAAAGCCGATGCAGAAATAGAAAAGATATTGAAAGAATCGGAAGAAAGAATCAAGAAGGAAGCGGGCAGTAAAGCCCAGAACAAATAAAAGAAAACAGGAAGCAGAAGTACAATTGCCTCTTCTTGCTTCCTGCTTTTTCCTGAGTATTAGATGGGAATTGTATGGATCGATATGTAATAGGGATAGATACAGGAGGAACTTTTACCGATGGAGTGTTGCTCCATTATGAATCGAGAAAGGTGATTTCTGCGGCCAAGTCACTGACCACAAGAGAGGACCTTAAGATTGGTGTTATCAAGGTTTTGAAAAAACTAAACATTAAGGAGGAATATAGCATCAAACTTGTGGGTATATCAAGTACTTTGGCTACCAATTCCGTGGCTGAAGGTAAAGCCAGAAAGGTCGGATTGCTGTTGATTGGTTATGACCAGGATTTGGTAGAACAATACGGTCTCACGGAAAAGCTTTCTACCGAAAACATTTCCTATTTTAAAGGCGGCCATAATGCCCAGGGAAACGAAGCTGCCCCTCTGGATGAAGAAAACATTAAAAAATGGATTCAGGAAAAGGAATCTGAGTTTGATGCTGTGGCAGTATCCAGCTATTTCAGCCCGTTAAACCCTGAACATGAAGAGCGGGCTTTTGAGATTATCAGAGAGCAGACTGATTTGCCTGTGGTAATGGCCAGTCAGCTTTCTACAAAACTAAATTCAATAAAACGGGCGGCAACTGCGGCTATCAATGCATCTTTGGTTGCGGTGATGCAGGATTTTATTCAGGCTGTACAGAATTCCCTTCAGGAATTGGGCATTGAGGCCCCTCTTATGATTGTGCGCGGTGACGGCACGATGATGCCTTATACCGAGGCGGTGCAGAAACCGGTAGAAACGGTTCTGTCCGGTCCGGCTGCCAGTGCAATAGGAGGCAGATTCCTGGCACGTGATGGCAGTGCACTTGTTATTGACATGGGCAGTACCACTACCGATATGGCTTTGGTTAAAGATTCCAGAGTGGTGGTCTCCGAAGAGGGAGCCAAAGTGGGAAATACCGAAACGGCAGTTGAAGCAGCAAAGATCAGAACCATCAGTGTGGGCTGCGACAGCAGGATTTCCTATAACAAGAAGAAAGACATACTTATCGGGCCCGACCGGGTCAGACCGCTTTCGCAGATTGCCTATCATCATAAAAAAGTGGCCGGCGAAATACAATCGTTGAAAAATACAACACAGATCCGGAAAAACCTTTTTGATATCGAATACTGGTACTTGCATAAGCCTCTGGATGAGCATACTCTGGAGGGTTTAAACGAGAAACAAAGAAAAGCAGTGGAGTTAATTGCAGAACCTCATCGCCTTTCAGATCTGCTGAGTAAAGTGGGTGTTTTTCATCCTTCTCACCTACATCTGGATGGGTTGATACAGGAGGGGAAAATTGAATGCGCAGCACTCACCCCTTCCGATTTGTTGCATGTGGAAGGCGGAATGAATATGTGGGATGCCGATACCGCGTTCACGGCCACAGATTACTATTGCCAGGTATATGGAGTAAACCGTAAAGAATTTATAGAGACGGTTTTTGATAAGATAGTAGATATTATTGTGGAAGAGATACTCATATTCCTGGCCTGTCAGAATCTGGATTACTCCAGGATGCCCGACAGAATTGACGGAGAGTGGGGTAAATGGATGCTTCGGGAAATTCTCCATAGTGATAACAATTATCTTTCTATTGATGCGGGAAGCCGTTTTCCCGTTATCGGAACCGGTGCGCCGGCCAGGCATTTTCTTAAGCGGGCAGCCAGAACGGTTCACGCCAAGTTTATATTGCCTGAGTTCTCAGAAGTAGCCAATGCCGTGGGTGCCGTTTCAGGTTCAGTTTCTGAGGTTCGTGAAGCCATAGTATTTGTACGGGAGAATGAGATTCAGTATTCCTATGTAGTCAAATTTGGAGATAGAAGCAAAAGTTTTGAACAGTATAGGGAGGCCTGCGATTATGCTGAGAATATAGCCAGAAAACTGGCCAAGGAAGCAGCGGTGAAATCCGGAGCTACAGATCCGTATGTTGATGTGGAACGTAAAACCGAAGGTTCTTTAACCCGTTTCATAGCGAGAGCCGTTGGAAATCCGAAATTGTCAGAAGTGCAAAACGTGGAAGACTAAGCTTGATTATGAAGAAGATCATTGCCTGTGGCAGCATAAGTCCCGAGTTAGAGCGACTCCGGGAAGGTCATCCCGAGGTGGATATTCAATATCTTCCCCAGAATTTGCATCGTGCTCCCGATAAGATGAAAACCTATATACAGGAAACACTGGATAAGCTTACCGGGGATTATGAAACGGTAGTTCTGGGTTATGGTTTGTGCTCCAATGGCATTGTAGGGCTTAAAGCCCCGGAGCAGGGACTTTATATACCCCGGGTACATGATTGTATCGCATTGTACCTTGGTAGCCGGGAGGCCTATCATAGAATATTTAAACAGCACCCGGGCACATACCACCTGACCAAAAGCTGGATATTGAATAAGACGGACCCGCTGGGACTGGTGGAGAATGAGTATACTGAAAGGGTGGGACCCGAAATGGCGGAAGAAGCCATGCAAATGGAGATAAAAAATTATGATTACATCAGTTTTGTGAATACGAATACCGATGATGTGGATAAATACCGCGAAAGGGCCCGGAAAAATGCCGAACATTTCAATAAAAAGTTCATTGAATATAAGGGGTCGGATGATTACTTCAGGAAAATGTTGTTTGGTCCTTACAAATCCCCGGATTTTATATATGTATCACCCCATAATGAAGTGAAACAAAAAGAATTTTTAAAATAGGAGGAAATAAAATGCAAATAGTAGGAGAATTGATCAATGCAAGCCGAAAAAAAATTCGGAATGAGATCAAAGAAAAAAATTATGATGCCATAGCACAGGTGGCGAAAGACCAATATGAACACGGCGCCGATTTTATTGATGTGAACGCTGGTATTTTTGTCGGTAAGGAGGAAGATTATGTCAAATGGTTGATCGAAACTGTTCAGGAAAATGTTGACGCGCCCTGCTGTATAGATACCCCGGACCCGAAAGTCATTGAAGAAGCGGTTAAAGTCCACAAGGGAACACCGATGCTGAATTCCATATCTCTGGAAAAAGACCGCTATGATAATATGTTGCCTGTAGTGAAAGGCAAAGATATGAAGGTGATCGCCCTTTGTATGAGTGATGAGGGAATGCCTTACACCAAGGATGATCGGCTTAAAATTGCAAACAAATTGGTCAACAATCTTGTTAACAATAACGTGCCGCTGGAAAATATTTATGTTGATCCCCTGGTACAGCCTATCGGATCGGGAGACAATTTCGGTATTGAGTTCCTCAACACCATTGAAGCCATTCATCAGGAATATGAAGGAATCAATACCGTTTGTGGTTTGTCCAATATATCGTATGGCATACCCAGGCGTAAATTTGCCAATCAAACCTTTATGGTGATGGCCATTACCAAAGGGCTCAATGCAGCTATTATGAATCCGCTGGATAAAAGGATGATGGCCAGCGTTATTGCAGCCGAAACCCTCTTGGGCAAGGATCCTTTCTGCGAAAATTACGTCAACAAGTACAGAGAAGGATTTTTCGATTTTTAATTGTCAAATCAGCTTAAAATATTTCACAAAAAACATGAGGAGGTTATTATGAGTAAGAAGGACTATTC contains:
- a CDS encoding DUF1638 domain-containing protein, producing the protein MKKIIACGSISPELERLREGHPEVDIQYLPQNLHRAPDKMKTYIQETLDKLTGDYETVVLGYGLCSNGIVGLKAPEQGLYIPRVHDCIALYLGSREAYHRIFKQHPGTYHLTKSWILNKTDPLGLVENEYTERVGPEMAEEAMQMEIKNYDYISFVNTNTDDVDKYRERARKNAEHFNKKFIEYKGSDDYFRKMLFGPYKSPDFIYVSPHNEVKQKEFLK
- a CDS encoding hydantoinase/oxoprolinase family protein, translating into MDRYVIGIDTGGTFTDGVLLHYESRKVISAAKSLTTREDLKIGVIKVLKKLNIKEEYSIKLVGISSTLATNSVAEGKARKVGLLLIGYDQDLVEQYGLTEKLSTENISYFKGGHNAQGNEAAPLDEENIKKWIQEKESEFDAVAVSSYFSPLNPEHEERAFEIIREQTDLPVVMASQLSTKLNSIKRAATAAINASLVAVMQDFIQAVQNSLQELGIEAPLMIVRGDGTMMPYTEAVQKPVETVLSGPAASAIGGRFLARDGSALVIDMGSTTTDMALVKDSRVVVSEEGAKVGNTETAVEAAKIRTISVGCDSRISYNKKKDILIGPDRVRPLSQIAYHHKKVAGEIQSLKNTTQIRKNLFDIEYWYLHKPLDEHTLEGLNEKQRKAVELIAEPHRLSDLLSKVGVFHPSHLHLDGLIQEGKIECAALTPSDLLHVEGGMNMWDADTAFTATDYYCQVYGVNRKEFIETVFDKIVDIIVEEILIFLACQNLDYSRMPDRIDGEWGKWMLREILHSDNNYLSIDAGSRFPVIGTGAPARHFLKRAARTVHAKFILPEFSEVANAVGAVSGSVSEVREAIVFVRENEIQYSYVVKFGDRSKSFEQYREACDYAENIARKLAKEAAVKSGATDPYVDVERKTEGSLTRFIARAVGNPKLSEVQNVED
- a CDS encoding dihydropteroate synthase, which encodes MQIVGELINASRKKIRNEIKEKNYDAIAQVAKDQYEHGADFIDVNAGIFVGKEEDYVKWLIETVQENVDAPCCIDTPDPKVIEEAVKVHKGTPMLNSISLEKDRYDNMLPVVKGKDMKVIALCMSDEGMPYTKDDRLKIANKLVNNLVNNNVPLENIYVDPLVQPIGSGDNFGIEFLNTIEAIHQEYEGINTVCGLSNISYGIPRRKFANQTFMVMAITKGLNAAIMNPLDKRMMASVIAAETLLGKDPFCENYVNKYREGFFDF